TACAAAAAACAACGGCCCGGATTGTCGGTACAATTCGTACCACTGATAAGCCGAGCCACGAAAATGTAGTATTGCTTACCGCAAAACAGCATAAAAGCAACCGCTTTTTATACAAGCTCTATTCCAACGTCAAAGAAGTAAATCAACTGTCTGTAAACTGGATGGATGCCCGCTTATTGGGACATGAACTTACAGGTATCTCCAATTACCTTAAACAGTTTGATCACAGTTTCAAATATGAAGGCGATCAGACATTGGAAGGTTTTTTCCGCTTTGAGCAAAAAACACCACTTCCTTTTATTGGCCTCAAATCTTATTACCAGGAAGGAACATTGGTAGTGCACATGGGCAGCGTTGGAACTATAGGTAGTCCCGATCCTGAATATAAACAGGCTCTTTTCCAGCCTCTCGGTCTTCAGGGTAATATTCGCTTCTATGAAAGTTACGCTGTATTACGTGACGCTTATCTCGAATTATCTGGCAAGGAAGTATCAGGGGAAACCATCACCGATGTTGATAGGGACAGCCTTAACACTACTTATGAAAAGTTCATTGCCGAATACGGGCTTTTAAATGGTCCCGACAATCGGAGGCGCATTCTTGAAGATACCGCCTTTGGTGTTATTACGCTTTCCTCGCTCGAACGCAGGGATGGCGAAAGGTTTGTAAAAGCCGACATTCTTACTCACGCTATTCATCACGTAAAAGAACGGTTCATCACCGATGACCCCATTGAAGCGCTTGCACACAGCCTTAATGATACAGGCAAGGTAGATGTAGGGTTTATAAGCGCCGCAATGGGGCTGGAAGAAAACGAGGTGATCGGTCGTCTGGGCAACCATGTGTACCTGAATCCTGCAAGCAATGAATGGGAAACTGCCGATCAATATTTAAGCGGCAATGTGGTAGAAAAACTAAGACAGGCAGAACATCTGTCTAATGAGTTTTCTGAGAATCCGCAATATAAACGAAGTACTGAGGCCATATTAAAAGTGCAGCCGGAGCGTATTCCATTTGAACTACTGGATTTCAATTTAGGTGAACGCTGGATACCCACTTCTTACTATGAGCGTTTCGCAACAGCACTGTTTGAACAGGACGCTACTATCAATTATTTCGCTTCGCTGGATGCTTTCAAAGTAAGCACCGGGATGAACATTAAAGTATCGAGGGAATTTGCTGTTACACCCAAAAGCGGACGCACCACTTACGGCTACACGCTGATGGAACATGCACTGGAGAATACCACTCCCTTCTTTACTTATGAAGTAAAGGGGCCGAACAATACAACCATCAGGCTGCCGGATAGTGAAGCCATACAGTTGGCTCACCAAAAGATTGAGCAGATCCGAAGCGGTTTTATCAACTGGCTGAATGAATTGCCCGATACAGAAAAAAAGCACTTGGAAAATCTGTACAACGATACATTCAACTGCTATGTATTACGGGAGTTCGATGGCACTCACCTGAATTTTCCGGGACTTGATAAAAAGGCTTTGGGCATTGAAGACCTGTACAGCAGTCAGAAAAATGCAGCATGGCGCATTATACAGAACAGAGGAGCTTTGGTTGACCACGAAGTAGGGTTAGGTAAAACGCTTACCATGATCGTTTCCGCTCAGGAAATGAAACGCTTGGGCATTGTACATAAACCCATGATCGTTGCCCTGAAGGCAAACGTTAACCAGATTGCCGAAACTTATAAGAAAGCCTATCCAAAGGCCCGCATACTGTTTCCCGGACAAAACGACTTTACACCAGCACAGCGGCTACGGCTCTTCCATGAAATAAAGAATAACAATTGGGATTGCATCATTCTTACACATGATCAATTCGGAAAAATACCACAGTCACCAGAGATACAAAAAGAAATATTCCAGGCAGAGCTTGACAATGTAGAACGTGATCTTGAAACGATCAAAGAGCTTGGCGGTGAAATCTCTAAGAAAATGCTTAAAGGCTTGGAGATACGCAAAAACAACCTGGAAGGCAAGCTGAAGGGAGTGCTTAAAGATATAGAGGAAAAGAAAGATGCAGGTATCAATTTCAGGGATATGGGTATTGATCACCTCTTTGTGGATGAATCTCATAAGTATAAAAACCTCACGTTTACAACCCGTCACAACCGGGTTGCAGGCTTAGGCAATATGGAAGGCAGCCAGAAGGCCCTTAACATGCTGTTTGCCGTCCGTGAGTTGCAGAGCCGGTTTAACAGTGACCTGTGCGTAACCTTCCTTTCCGGCACACCCATATCTAATAGCCTTACCGAAATGTATTTGCTGTTCAAGTACCTGCGTCCGAAGGAAATGGAGCGTCAGCATATTGAGAATTTTGATGGTTGGGCAGCTGTATTCGCACGTAAGACAACAGACTTTGAGTTTTCAGTAACCAATGAAATCATAGCTAAAGAACGCTTCAGGCATTTTATCAAAGTGCCGGAATTGGCTTTGTTCTATAATGAAATTACCGACTACAAGACAGCGAAGCATATTAACCTTGACAAGCCTGATCTGAATGAAACGTTGGTGAATATAAAACCAACGCCCGAACAAGTCGAGTTCATCAAAAACCTGATGCAATTCGCTAAAACAGGTAACGGCGAACTTATTGGACGTGGCAGGCTAACGCCTGAAGAAGATAAAGGCCGGATGCTGATTGCCACCAACTATGCAAAAAAGATGGCCGCAGACATGCGACTGATTAGTGAATGGAAGTACAGCGACCATCCTGATAACAAGGTAAACGTCAGTGCCCGCAAGATTGCTGAAATCTATAAGGAAAGTATGCAGCATAAGGGTACGCAGATTGTGTTCTCCGACATTGGCACGCCTAAACCCAATGACTTCAATATTTACGATGCGCTTAAAGAAAAGCTCGTGAGGGACTTTGGCATTCCTGAGCGTGAGATCACATTCATACACGACTGGACAGATGCTAAAAAGCCAGATCTGTTCCGAAAAATGAACCGGGGTGAAATACGCATTCTATTAGGCAGTACCGAAAAGGCAGGCACAGGATTGAACGTTCAGCAGCGTATGGTGGCTATGCACCATCTGGATATTCCCTGGAAACCTTCTGAGCTGGAGCAACGCAATGGCCGTGGCGCACGCCAGGGCAACCTGATTGCTAAAGAGCATTATGAAAACAAGGTTCGGAACTATGTATATGCCGTGGAGCAGTCGCTTGATAATTACAAATTCAACCTCTTGAAAAATAAACAGACGTTCATTTCGCAAATGAAAAATTGTGAGCTGAATGTCCGCACTATTGATGAAGGCGCAATTGATGAAAAGAGCGGGATGAATTTCTCCGAATACATCGCTATTCTCTCCGGTGATACATCGCTGTTAGAAAAATCAAAGCTGGAAAAGAAAATAGCTGTAATGGAAAGCCTGAAAGTATCTCATTTCAGGGAAGTGTCCCGTAACAAATACCAGTTGGAAACCTTGCAAAACGAGCAGGCTTCTACAGTCAAAACACTGGACAAGTTGCGGGCAGATGAAACAGCCTATAAAAGCGTCCTTCAACTGGATAAGGACGGTGTGAAGGTCAATCTCATTAAACTGGATAACATCAGTTCATCAGATAGCGAAGCTATCGGCAAGCATATTATCAAACTGTACCAGGACTGGAAACCAACTGATGCTGGAGAGCATACCGCACAGGTAGGTACATTATATGGTTTCAACCTGTATATCCGCAGGCAACAGGATGCCTACGAAGAAAATGGCGTTTTTGAGTACCGCTACTCCAATAGCTTCTATGCCCAAAGGGACAATGAGGGCATTAAATACACCTATAATAATGGCCTTCCAAATACAGATAATCCTAAGCTGGCCGCAAGACATTTCCTTAATGCCATTGACCGGGTTGAAAGCCTGAAAGATAAATACGAACATACATTGGCCGACCTGACTACAGCTATCCCGAAACTGGAACAGCTTACTACGAAGCCTTTTTTACAGGAGGTCGAATTGTCGCAAATGAAAAGCGAACTGGCTAATCTGGAAAGGCAGATAGCCATTAAAATACAGGAAAACCAACTGAAGCAGCAACAGGTAGCAGAAAACCAGCCGGGCGAAGTGAGTGAAGTACCTGTCATTCAAATTAACGAAAAACTCAATGGACAAACTGTTCCGAAGGACGTAATACTTGCCACACAACAAATGGCCGAACGTCCCCGAAGCAGAATAAGATTATAAACCAATTAAAGGAAATGGTTATGGCAAATAGTGTCTATCAGATCAACAAGGGAATTAACCAGAGCATAGAGTTCAAGGGTTTGAAAGCGCAGTATATATGGTATCTGGGCGGCGGTGTTGTGGCCCTGCTTATTGTATTTGCGGTAATGTATATCATCGGCTTGCCTACATACCTGTGTATCGGCATTATCCTATCCGCAGGAGCATTCCTCATCATGAAGATTTACGCCATGAGCAATAAGTATGGAGAGTATGGCTTAATGAAAGCCCTTGCCCGTAAGCAGGTCCCGAAGCTCATCAAATCGCGGAGCCGAAAAATTTTTATAGGAACTAAAGAAAAACAATCATGAAAAGAGAATTGCCGGTGTATAGCATCGAAGGAACCGACTTTGTGGTTGATGCGGCTAACCTACAGCTTAGCGAAAAGGCAAACCCTGAAAACGTAATACCTCTGTCAGACATGCGGGATGTAGGCGATGGATATGTATTTGACTACAGTCCAAAAGAAAAGAACATACCGATGCTGTTCAGTGATGATACGGATGTAAGAACAGTTAAAATACCTGAGTTGGTACAGCTTGACCCTGTTGGAATGTCGGAAAAATATGGCTGTTCCATTCAAGAGATGCAGGGTAAAACTGATTTTTCATTGATGGTAGATCAGCAGGCACTTGGAAGAAGGTTGATGGGACAACTGCCGACTGTAGATATTGCCGGTCACACCTTCTTTGTTGATATCCGCATGGACATGCTTCGTCCTAAAGACGATTTTCTTTCCAAAGGAATTGTGTTCAGCCAGATTGATCATTTCTATGATGATGACCGTAAAGTTTACA
The Chitinophaga sp. H8 DNA segment above includes these coding regions:
- a CDS encoding Eco57I restriction-modification methylase domain-containing protein is translated as MAYNVSQKLQDNLDAIRIALDYQNGRPLTAEDVASLKKYAGFGGIKVVLYPYGTPEEWQANGATKEDLKHHQGITQLHELLRENYDDAAYKEIIASLRHSVLTAFYTPEVVPQTLYSVLEAQGIQPKRLYEPSAGSGVFISEAVTAFPELEQITAVEKDRLTGLVLSAVNSTLPVKTATHITGFEEAPVRDNGGYDLVVSNIPFGNFSVYDEAFPDKEISGKIHNYFFAKGLDKLAEGGLMAFITTDAFLNSPSNHAAREYLFERANFVGLAVMPDNLMKDTGNTEAPNHLLIVQKNTAKEKISWEEEWLNEVRERENEFGRFPYNYFISTHDHDVVMGNVRKPGKNQYGRASEVVWQEGDISQIRDALYASLTHQLQNRFNTELFEKAQALALPVSENEGKKLTYLPMPESKAEAPSVQLGLFDTAPAEQINRAMAYINPLDETIVQKTTARIVGTIRTTDKPSHENVVLLTAKQHKSNRFLYKLYSNVKEVNQLSVNWMDARLLGHELTGISNYLKQFDHSFKYEGDQTLEGFFRFEQKTPLPFIGLKSYYQEGTLVVHMGSVGTIGSPDPEYKQALFQPLGLQGNIRFYESYAVLRDAYLELSGKEVSGETITDVDRDSLNTTYEKFIAEYGLLNGPDNRRRILEDTAFGVITLSSLERRDGERFVKADILTHAIHHVKERFITDDPIEALAHSLNDTGKVDVGFISAAMGLEENEVIGRLGNHVYLNPASNEWETADQYLSGNVVEKLRQAEHLSNEFSENPQYKRSTEAILKVQPERIPFELLDFNLGERWIPTSYYERFATALFEQDATINYFASLDAFKVSTGMNIKVSREFAVTPKSGRTTYGYTLMEHALENTTPFFTYEVKGPNNTTIRLPDSEAIQLAHQKIEQIRSGFINWLNELPDTEKKHLENLYNDTFNCYVLREFDGTHLNFPGLDKKALGIEDLYSSQKNAAWRIIQNRGALVDHEVGLGKTLTMIVSAQEMKRLGIVHKPMIVALKANVNQIAETYKKAYPKARILFPGQNDFTPAQRLRLFHEIKNNNWDCIILTHDQFGKIPQSPEIQKEIFQAELDNVERDLETIKELGGEISKKMLKGLEIRKNNLEGKLKGVLKDIEEKKDAGINFRDMGIDHLFVDESHKYKNLTFTTRHNRVAGLGNMEGSQKALNMLFAVRELQSRFNSDLCVTFLSGTPISNSLTEMYLLFKYLRPKEMERQHIENFDGWAAVFARKTTDFEFSVTNEIIAKERFRHFIKVPELALFYNEITDYKTAKHINLDKPDLNETLVNIKPTPEQVEFIKNLMQFAKTGNGELIGRGRLTPEEDKGRMLIATNYAKKMAADMRLISEWKYSDHPDNKVNVSARKIAEIYKESMQHKGTQIVFSDIGTPKPNDFNIYDALKEKLVRDFGIPEREITFIHDWTDAKKPDLFRKMNRGEIRILLGSTEKAGTGLNVQQRMVAMHHLDIPWKPSELEQRNGRGARQGNLIAKEHYENKVRNYVYAVEQSLDNYKFNLLKNKQTFISQMKNCELNVRTIDEGAIDEKSGMNFSEYIAILSGDTSLLEKSKLEKKIAVMESLKVSHFREVSRNKYQLETLQNEQASTVKTLDKLRADETAYKSVLQLDKDGVKVNLIKLDNISSSDSEAIGKHIIKLYQDWKPTDAGEHTAQVGTLYGFNLYIRRQQDAYEENGVFEYRYSNSFYAQRDNEGIKYTYNNGLPNTDNPKLAARHFLNAIDRVESLKDKYEHTLADLTTAIPKLEQLTTKPFLQEVELSQMKSELANLERQIAIKIQENQLKQQQVAENQPGEVSEVPVIQINEKLNGQTVPKDVILATQQMAERPRSRIRL
- a CDS encoding DUF4133 domain-containing protein, giving the protein MANSVYQINKGINQSIEFKGLKAQYIWYLGGGVVALLIVFAVMYIIGLPTYLCIGIILSAGAFLIMKIYAMSNKYGEYGLMKALARKQVPKLIKSRSRKIFIGTKEKQS